From the Candidatus Bathyarchaeota archaeon A05DMB-5 genome, one window contains:
- a CDS encoding gamma-glutamyl ligase, whose amino-acid sequence MVKYKVRVVITKYWRPGEDYLREIIHNVKGKIADGDFVVVSEKAISTALNNIVDESVVEPSLSAKRIAKFWMRIVWGYLLGRLCRLRGKLIQHLKNYPLESGSRHKQVALQYAGLLQALMFGSEGGIDGSNLPYSYVSLPLNNVQEIAQKIRSQIWLNLHKKVVVIIVDTDKTYSFMNFHFTPRPKPFKGIHSFGGFLTYIVGRFLKLKRRATPIAVAGCKLPTENALEIAQIANRVRGFGAGKTVWDMAEKFKAGLTDVSWEMLETVKHKPIVIVRSKR is encoded by the coding sequence ATGGTCAAGTATAAAGTGCGTGTTGTAATAACGAAATATTGGCGTCCCGGAGAGGATTACTTAAGAGAAATAATCCATAATGTCAAGGGAAAGATTGCTGATGGAGATTTTGTTGTTGTTTCGGAAAAGGCAATCTCAACAGCCTTAAACAATATTGTTGATGAAAGCGTTGTTGAACCAAGTTTAAGTGCCAAACGGATTGCCAAGTTTTGGATGCGCATAGTTTGGGGTTACCTTCTGGGTCGGTTGTGTCGCCTTCGCGGAAAACTCATCCAGCACCTCAAAAACTATCCCTTAGAGAGCGGAAGCCGTCATAAGCAAGTTGCGTTACAATATGCAGGGCTTCTGCAAGCTTTGATGTTTGGTTCGGAAGGTGGAATTGACGGAAGCAACCTACCATACTCGTATGTTAGCTTGCCATTAAACAACGTCCAAGAGATAGCACAAAAAATACGCTCGCAAATTTGGTTGAATCTGCATAAGAAAGTCGTAGTGATAATCGTGGACACCGACAAAACCTACTCGTTTATGAATTTTCATTTTACTCCACGTCCAAAACCATTCAAAGGCATTCATTCATTCGGTGGTTTTCTCACGTATATTGTTGGGCGGTTTTTGAAGCTCAAGCGAAGAGCCACGCCGATAGCTGTGGCTGGATGTAAATTGCCTACAGAAAACGCTTTGGAAATCGCCCAGATAGCGAATCGTGTTAGAGGTTTTGGCGCCGGAAAAACTGTTTGGGACATGGCGGAAAAATTCAAAGCTGGATTAACTGATGTAAGTTGGGAGATGCTGGAGACAGTAAAGCATAAACCCATAGTCATTGTTAGAAGCAAAAGGTGA
- a CDS encoding CoA-binding protein → MESTIKQLDAFFKPKSVAVVGATKRINKAGHVIFKNFVENKRRGVFKGEVFPVNPNEDSILGFTCYPTLTKIPGKLDLVVIVVPASIVPKIMEDAASKKVKVAVIISSGFSEIGNHELENKIVATAKKAGIRVLGPNCLGVYDTRTGVDMLFLPETKILTTGDEVVATPRPLKGDIAIVTQSGAFGVSALDYLTGRQIGVSKFVSFGNKCDVDEAEMLHYLLYDDETKVVLLYVEDIKSGREFIKIAKNVTKKKPIVALKAGRTEAGARAAASHTGAMAGSDKIYDAVFAQTGVLRAKDMEEFFDAGKALAMQPPANGENVGIITDAGGPGIMAVDECELRGLTVKRFSQSTIRKFERLKEEGKIPKFATNSNPVDVTGSATSEMFEYATEILFQDPEIHGIILLGLHHTPALQEDYIDRVAKVASKYEKPIVACDIGETEMALHTRFRFDKLGIPAYPSPEDAARAMNALVKYGLYLKKNGCLREYVKSFLKNKQKR, encoded by the coding sequence ATGGAATCAACAATTAAGCAATTGGATGCTTTCTTTAAACCAAAATCCGTCGCAGTTGTTGGAGCAACAAAAAGAATAAACAAAGCTGGGCATGTAATTTTCAAAAATTTTGTTGAAAACAAAAGAAGAGGAGTTTTCAAAGGAGAGGTTTTCCCAGTTAACCCCAACGAGGACTCCATTTTAGGATTTACATGTTATCCCACATTGACAAAAATTCCCGGCAAACTTGATTTAGTCGTGATTGTTGTTCCCGCAAGCATTGTTCCAAAAATAATGGAAGATGCAGCATCCAAAAAAGTGAAAGTCGCAGTCATCATAAGCTCAGGATTCAGCGAAATCGGAAACCACGAACTTGAAAACAAAATTGTAGCAACCGCCAAAAAAGCAGGAATACGCGTTCTAGGACCAAACTGCCTTGGAGTTTATGACACAAGAACAGGTGTAGACATGCTGTTTCTGCCAGAAACAAAAATTCTCACAACCGGAGATGAAGTTGTCGCGACTCCAAGACCGTTAAAAGGAGACATCGCAATCGTCACACAAAGCGGCGCCTTCGGCGTTTCAGCGCTTGACTATTTAACCGGTCGCCAAATCGGAGTCAGCAAGTTTGTAAGTTTCGGCAACAAATGCGACGTAGATGAAGCTGAAATGCTGCATTACCTTTTGTATGATGACGAAACTAAAGTTGTTCTGCTGTATGTTGAGGATATAAAATCTGGAAGAGAATTCATCAAAATAGCTAAAAACGTAACAAAGAAAAAGCCAATAGTGGCGCTTAAAGCTGGAAGAACAGAAGCTGGCGCAAGAGCCGCTGCTTCGCACACTGGCGCCATGGCTGGTTCAGACAAAATATATGATGCTGTTTTTGCACAGACCGGAGTTTTAAGAGCAAAGGACATGGAAGAGTTTTTTGACGCTGGAAAAGCATTGGCTATGCAGCCACCAGCAAATGGCGAAAACGTGGGAATAATCACAGACGCAGGTGGTCCAGGCATAATGGCTGTTGACGAGTGCGAATTGAGAGGATTAACAGTTAAACGTTTTTCTCAGAGCACAATTCGAAAATTTGAACGCTTAAAGGAAGAAGGGAAAATTCCAAAGTTTGCAACCAACTCAAACCCGGTGGACGTGACGGGTTCTGCAACTTCGGAGATGTTTGAATATGCAACGGAAATTCTCTTTCAAGACCCAGAAATCCATGGCATAATACTGCTCGGTTTACATCATACACCAGCCTTGCAGGAAGACTACATTGACAGAGTAGCAAAGGTCGCAAGCAAATACGAAAAACCCATAGTCGCATGCGACATCGGAGAGACAGAAATGGCTTTACACACACGCTTCAGATTTGACAAACTAGGCATTCCTGCTTATCCTTCGCCGGAAGACGCAGCAAGAGCCATGAACGCCCTAGTAAAATATGGACTTTACTTGAAGAAAAATGGATGCTTACGAGAATATGTGAAAAGTTTTCTGAAAAACAAACAGAAACGGTAG
- a CDS encoding radical SAM protein yields the protein MVMGKCLVCGYSAATVSDGLGVCLRCIREKPEKALEITRNVHAKSRAVFGLPAEPPRDADGLACGVCANECVIGDGKRGFCGLVCNANGRLVRYGGTAERGVLEWYYDGLPTNCVRWWFCPGCTGAGYPRYALKPTAEFGYANLAVFYGACSYDCLFCQNWHYRRLSVKHEPVLSAEDLAAKVDAHVSCICYFGGDPSPQMPHSLETSRIVLEKAKAEKHILRVCWETNGYMNPRLAEKAAEIALESGGNIKFDLKCWGEPLSLALCGVSNKPTLENFRMIGEKFYAKRRELPVLGASTLLVPGYVDAEEVEGIAKFISEIDTSIPYTLLAFYPCYVMNDLPTTSKQQALECQKVAEKYLKNTRIGNVHLLS from the coding sequence ATGGTTATGGGTAAATGTCTTGTTTGTGGTTATAGTGCCGCGACGGTTTCGGATGGTTTAGGTGTTTGTTTAAGGTGTATTAGGGAAAAGCCTGAGAAGGCGCTTGAGATAACGCGTAATGTTCATGCGAAGAGCCGCGCAGTGTTTGGTTTGCCTGCTGAGCCGCCAAGGGATGCAGATGGTTTGGCTTGTGGTGTGTGTGCGAATGAGTGTGTGATTGGTGATGGTAAGCGTGGGTTTTGTGGGCTTGTGTGCAATGCTAATGGGCGTTTGGTTCGGTATGGTGGCACGGCTGAACGTGGTGTTTTGGAGTGGTATTATGATGGTTTGCCGACTAATTGTGTTCGTTGGTGGTTTTGTCCGGGCTGCACGGGCGCGGGTTATCCGCGTTATGCGCTTAAGCCTACTGCGGAGTTTGGGTATGCGAATTTGGCGGTTTTTTACGGCGCTTGTAGCTACGATTGTTTGTTTTGTCAGAACTGGCATTACCGGCGCTTGTCTGTTAAGCATGAGCCTGTATTGAGCGCTGAGGATTTGGCAGCTAAAGTGGACGCGCATGTTTCGTGTATTTGCTATTTTGGCGGTGACCCGTCTCCACAAATGCCGCATTCGCTTGAGACATCGCGTATAGTGTTGGAAAAGGCGAAAGCTGAGAAGCATATTTTGCGGGTTTGTTGGGAAACGAATGGTTACATGAATCCTCGGTTGGCGGAGAAAGCAGCAGAAATCGCCTTGGAGAGTGGTGGTAACATTAAGTTTGATTTGAAGTGTTGGGGTGAACCGTTAAGTCTTGCGTTGTGTGGAGTTTCGAACAAGCCGACGCTGGAAAATTTTCGAATGATTGGAGAGAAGTTTTATGCAAAGCGTAGAGAGTTGCCGGTGCTTGGGGCGAGCACGCTTCTTGTTCCGGGTTACGTGGATGCGGAAGAAGTTGAGGGAATCGCCAAGTTCATAAGCGAAATAGACACTAGTATTCCTTACACGCTTTTGGCGTTTTACCCGTGCTATGTGATGAATGATTTGCCAACTACGAGTAAGCAGCAGGCTTTGGAATGTCAAAAAGTGGCTGAGAAATATTTGAAAAACACGAGGATAGGAAATGTTCATTTGCTTTCATGA
- a CDS encoding CTP-dependent riboflavin kinase, producing the protein MNHAIKKLKTLNVKGKVFSGSGEGSRFTSLPWVKEQIEEKLGFSPSVGTLNIKLLDDYVGFKKQLKKASIEILPEKGFCRGRCLPALFMGETKCVIVIPEIAHYPEDVIEVIAPINLREKFRLKDSDLVEVNLIL; encoded by the coding sequence ATGAATCATGCGATAAAAAAGCTGAAAACATTGAATGTTAAAGGGAAGGTTTTCTCTGGAAGCGGCGAAGGCTCACGATTCACTAGTTTGCCGTGGGTGAAAGAGCAAATAGAAGAGAAACTTGGCTTCTCACCATCCGTTGGCACATTAAACATAAAATTACTCGACGACTACGTTGGCTTTAAGAAACAGCTAAAAAAGGCATCGATAGAGATTCTGCCTGAAAAGGGTTTCTGCCGTGGAAGATGCTTACCCGCTCTTTTTATGGGTGAGACGAAATGTGTGATTGTTATTCCAGAAATTGCACATTATCCAGAAGACGTTATAGAAGTTATCGCGCCAATAAATTTGAGAGAAAAATTTCGGCTTAAAGACAGCGACTTGGTCGAAGTCAATCTAATACTTTGA
- a CDS encoding thermosome subunit, which produces MAYLTTTASGQPVLILKEGTSRTRGREAQRNNIMAARVIGEVLKTTLGPRGMDKMLIDSLGDITITNDGAAILNEIEVEHPAAKMMVEIAKTQDDMVGDGTTTAVVLAGELLKKAEELLDQNIHPTIIVSGYRKAANKAVEIINKIATPVNIEDRQTLKKVALTSMASKAVGTAREHLAEIAIDAVKQIAEKRGDRMIADIDNIQIIKKTGKSLLESQLVQGLIVDKEVVHPGMPKKIEKAKIALLDCPLEIEKTEFSAEIRIRDPNQMKAFLDQETKMLKEMVDKIKASGANVVFCQKGIDDMAQHFLAKEGILAARRVKQSDMEKLSRATGGRIITDLADLTKQDLGDAGVVEERKIGEDKMIFVEKCKDPRSVAVLIRAGLERMIDEAERAMTDALSVVSDVIENNKIVAGGGAVEVEIAKELRDYATKVGGREQLAIEAFADAIEVIPRTLAENAGLEPIDIIVELRATHEKTDGKHMGVNVFTGKTENTYNNGVVEPLIVKEQAVKSAAESASMILRIDDVIAATKPKEEKPPKGGETESEE; this is translated from the coding sequence ATGGCATACTTAACAACAACAGCATCCGGACAACCTGTACTCATACTAAAAGAAGGCACATCAAGAACCCGCGGACGCGAAGCCCAAAGAAACAACATAATGGCAGCCCGCGTAATCGGCGAAGTACTCAAAACCACGCTGGGACCACGAGGCATGGACAAAATGTTAATCGACAGCCTCGGCGACATAACAATAACCAACGACGGCGCAGCCATACTCAACGAAATAGAAGTCGAACACCCAGCAGCAAAAATGATGGTGGAAATCGCAAAAACACAAGACGACATGGTAGGAGACGGAACAACAACCGCCGTAGTACTAGCCGGCGAACTACTCAAAAAAGCAGAAGAACTCCTAGACCAAAACATCCACCCAACAATAATCGTAAGCGGCTACCGCAAAGCAGCAAACAAAGCCGTAGAAATCATAAACAAAATCGCCACACCAGTAAACATCGAAGACCGCCAAACACTCAAAAAAGTAGCTTTAACCTCAATGGCAAGCAAAGCCGTAGGCACAGCACGCGAGCACCTAGCAGAAATCGCCATAGACGCAGTAAAACAAATAGCAGAAAAACGCGGAGACCGCATGATAGCCGACATAGACAACATCCAAATAATCAAAAAAACAGGCAAAAGCCTACTCGAATCACAACTAGTCCAAGGCTTAATAGTTGACAAAGAAGTTGTCCACCCAGGCATGCCAAAAAAAATCGAAAAAGCCAAAATCGCACTATTAGACTGCCCATTAGAAATTGAAAAAACAGAATTCAGCGCCGAAATACGCATACGAGACCCCAACCAAATGAAAGCCTTCCTCGACCAAGAAACCAAAATGCTCAAAGAAATGGTTGACAAAATCAAAGCCTCAGGCGCAAACGTGGTTTTCTGCCAAAAAGGCATAGACGACATGGCACAACATTTCCTAGCAAAAGAAGGCATACTTGCCGCCAGACGCGTAAAGCAGTCAGACATGGAAAAACTCTCACGCGCAACAGGCGGACGCATAATCACAGACTTAGCCGACTTAACAAAACAAGACCTAGGCGACGCAGGCGTAGTCGAAGAACGCAAAATCGGCGAAGACAAAATGATTTTCGTCGAAAAATGCAAAGACCCGCGTTCTGTAGCCGTGCTAATCCGTGCAGGACTAGAAAGAATGATTGACGAAGCCGAACGCGCAATGACAGACGCGTTATCAGTCGTGTCAGACGTGATAGAAAACAACAAAATCGTCGCAGGCGGAGGCGCAGTAGAAGTCGAAATAGCCAAAGAACTGCGAGACTACGCAACAAAAGTCGGCGGACGCGAACAACTCGCAATAGAAGCCTTCGCAGACGCCATAGAAGTAATACCACGCACACTAGCCGAAAATGCTGGGTTAGAACCAATAGACATAATCGTTGAACTACGCGCTACACATGAAAAAACAGACGGAAAACACATGGGCGTAAACGTTTTCACAGGCAAAACAGAAAACACCTACAACAACGGCGTAGTCGAACCACTCATAGTCAAGGAACAAGCAGTCAAATCCGCCGCAGAATCCGCATCAATGATACTACGCATAGACGATGTCATCGCCGCAACAAAACCAAAAGAAGAAAAGCCACCAAAAGGCGGAGAAACCGAAAGCGAAGAATAG
- a CDS encoding MoaD family protein has translation MRVSVRFFTSLRELTGKREEMLEFSGKDKVTVGLVLERLSKCYGRDFVDYVFDQKTGEVKGFLQFLVNGRSASALSGLDTPLRDGDVLAIIPPVGGG, from the coding sequence GTGCGTGTTTCAGTGCGGTTCTTCACTAGCCTACGAGAGTTGACTGGCAAGCGAGAGGAGATGTTGGAGTTTTCGGGCAAGGATAAAGTGACTGTGGGTTTGGTTTTGGAGAGGCTTTCAAAATGTTATGGGCGGGACTTTGTTGATTACGTTTTTGACCAGAAAACTGGCGAAGTGAAAGGTTTTTTGCAGTTTCTCGTTAATGGAAGAAGCGCATCAGCACTTAGTGGTTTGGATACGCCTCTTAGGGATGGGGATGTTTTGGCGATTATTCCGCCTGTGGGCGGCGGTTAA
- a CDS encoding inositol-3-phosphate synthase, protein MPEIRVALVGVGNSASALVQGTQYYKNAKEDETVPGLMHVNFGGYHIRDVKFVAAFEVNKNKIGRDLAEAIFTEPNCVAKFADVPHLGVKVSPAPILDGVAEHMKETFNIHDDSKLKQTDVVNALKEAKAEILVNYLPVGSRNATRFYAQAALDAGCAFVNCIPEFITSDPAWSKKFEEKGLPVAGDDVKSQVGATILHRNLVRLCVDRGVIVDETYQLNLGGDTDFQNMTVEERLHTKRISKTEAVTSLVPYELPTRIGPSDYVPFLGNKKICYIWLKGRKFGDRPLTITVKLEVEDSPNSAGVVIDVIRAAKLALDRKIAGPLISISSYAFKHPPIQVPDPIAKEWVEEYIQGKRER, encoded by the coding sequence TTGCCAGAAATTCGAGTAGCACTTGTGGGCGTCGGTAACAGTGCATCAGCACTCGTCCAAGGAACTCAGTATTACAAAAACGCAAAGGAAGACGAAACAGTGCCGGGACTCATGCACGTGAACTTCGGCGGATATCACATTAGAGATGTAAAGTTTGTTGCCGCTTTTGAAGTGAACAAAAACAAAATTGGAAGGGACTTAGCTGAAGCCATATTTACTGAACCGAACTGTGTTGCCAAGTTTGCAGACGTACCACATTTGGGCGTTAAGGTTTCGCCCGCACCAATCCTAGACGGCGTAGCCGAGCACATGAAAGAAACATTCAATATTCACGACGACAGCAAACTCAAACAGACAGACGTGGTGAATGCCCTCAAAGAAGCCAAAGCAGAAATCCTTGTCAACTACTTACCCGTAGGAAGCCGAAACGCCACGCGCTTCTACGCTCAAGCAGCTTTGGACGCTGGATGCGCCTTTGTAAACTGCATACCAGAGTTTATAACTTCAGACCCAGCTTGGAGCAAAAAATTTGAAGAAAAAGGATTGCCAGTGGCTGGAGACGACGTGAAAAGCCAAGTGGGCGCAACCATTCTCCACCGTAACTTGGTTAGGTTATGCGTAGATAGAGGAGTGATTGTTGACGAGACTTACCAACTTAATCTTGGCGGCGACACGGACTTCCAAAACATGACAGTTGAAGAACGCTTACACACTAAACGCATAAGCAAAACTGAAGCCGTAACAAGCCTTGTTCCTTACGAGCTACCAACAAGAATAGGTCCTTCCGACTATGTGCCCTTTCTGGGAAACAAGAAAATATGCTACATTTGGCTTAAAGGCAGAAAATTCGGCGACAGACCCTTAACAATAACAGTCAAGCTGGAAGTTGAAGATTCGCCGAACAGCGCTGGAGTCGTAATCGACGTTATAAGAGCTGCAAAACTCGCATTAGACCGCAAAATCGCCGGTCCACTCATAAGTATATCCTCATACGCGTTTAAGCATCCGCCGATACAAGTGCCAGACCCCATAGCCAAAGAATGGGTGGAAGAATACATACAAGGAAAAAGAGAACGCTAA
- a CDS encoding M48 family metalloprotease encodes MGRLAELKLAMGTSIFLVALIFAMFLSAIMFILNFPLIYAVIGTMLFILLEYLIGPAIVASSTRLRYLKDGENPWLESTVKELAEKSGIPMPKLAVVPENTPNAFVFGRTAKGATLAVHEGLLTKLTQEEIKGVIGHELGHIKHKDYIVMTVLSAIPLLAYLIARGTWEVARLSGSSSKKKEEGSIKAAFIAAAIVSYIVYIISLLCVMRLSRLREHYADAYSAYLTGSPRSLQSALAKITYGLSLSSKPPSGARAFYIGDPAMAREEVGIVMEKKEEYDLDKDGVLDERELELAMEKEAKSAWARINTWFATHPPTFRRILLLREIEEEMQSGRFTSDRIYAKI; translated from the coding sequence TTGGGCAGACTAGCCGAGTTAAAGCTTGCAATGGGAACATCCATATTTCTAGTGGCACTAATATTTGCTATGTTCTTGTCCGCCATAATGTTCATTCTCAACTTCCCATTAATCTATGCAGTGATAGGCACGATGCTGTTTATTCTATTGGAATACCTTATCGGACCAGCCATCGTCGCAAGCTCAACCCGCCTACGTTACTTGAAAGACGGAGAAAATCCGTGGCTTGAATCAACAGTGAAAGAACTTGCAGAAAAAAGCGGAATTCCAATGCCAAAATTGGCTGTGGTGCCGGAAAACACGCCTAACGCTTTCGTGTTTGGCAGAACCGCGAAAGGTGCCACTCTTGCAGTTCACGAAGGACTCTTAACAAAACTTACCCAAGAAGAAATCAAAGGCGTTATTGGACACGAGTTGGGTCACATAAAACATAAGGATTACATTGTAATGACTGTTCTTTCGGCTATACCGCTTCTTGCTTATCTTATCGCTAGAGGAACATGGGAAGTGGCTAGACTCAGCGGCTCATCGTCAAAGAAGAAAGAGGAAGGCAGCATCAAAGCGGCTTTCATCGCAGCGGCAATAGTGTCATACATCGTTTACATAATTTCGCTGTTATGCGTAATGCGCCTCAGCAGACTTCGAGAACATTATGCTGACGCCTATTCTGCCTATCTAACGGGTTCGCCTCGAAGCCTACAAAGCGCACTGGCAAAGATTACCTATGGCTTATCGCTTTCTTCAAAGCCGCCGTCTGGAGCCAGAGCCTTCTATATAGGTGACCCTGCAATGGCTAGAGAGGAAGTGGGTATTGTAATGGAGAAAAAGGAAGAGTATGACTTAGACAAGGATGGAGTGCTTGACGAGAGAGAACTAGAGTTAGCCATGGAAAAAGAAGCTAAATCCGCATGGGCAAGAATAAATACATGGTTTGCTACCCACCCACCAACATTCAGGCGAATACTGCTTTTGCGTGAAATAGAAGAAGAAATGCAGAGCGGAAGATTCACAAGTGACCGAATATACGCCAAAATATAA
- the gcvH gene encoding glycine cleavage system protein GcvH translates to MVKVDGYEVPEGLYYTKDFEWAKIEGDKVRVGITDYAQKQLREIVYAELPSPGSTTKQNEPYGTVESVKAVSDLVAPISGEILEVNAEVQSKPELLNEDPYGKGWLLVIKPSNLQAELANIMDFNKAVEWHKSLAK, encoded by the coding sequence ATGGTAAAAGTAGACGGATACGAAGTGCCAGAAGGACTATATTACACAAAAGATTTTGAATGGGCCAAAATTGAAGGAGACAAGGTTCGCGTGGGCATAACAGACTACGCCCAAAAACAACTAAGAGAAATAGTCTATGCTGAACTGCCAAGCCCAGGGTCAACAACCAAACAAAACGAACCCTACGGCACAGTGGAATCTGTAAAGGCTGTTTCGGATTTAGTCGCACCCATAAGCGGAGAAATCCTCGAAGTAAACGCAGAAGTCCAATCGAAACCTGAACTGCTAAACGAGGACCCCTACGGAAAAGGTTGGTTGCTGGTTATTAAACCCTCAAACCTACAAGCGGAATTAGCCAACATCATGGACTTCAACAAAGCCGTCGAATGGCACAAAAGCCTAGCAAAATAG
- a CDS encoding asparagine synthetase, giving the protein MAPASARSITIAQNKPVEIPKPLELLSESEIQRKQIVSKITTFTLKYLTSEFLKSGFEWLLPVIFSKSTDPLWPDPGASIEKRVEVEIYGKTVRATQSMIVHKMVACSLVQPKLFTLSPNVRIEKMERANSGLHVYEFTQLDFEIRNASSREVRSFVEKMISGLVRNVKNNLSFELSFLNRNHSLKIPEAPFKVYDREELENEYGRNWETQLTLEIVNPVWITNIPREFYDFEDFEKGMWDNYDLLLPKYGEVLSGSKREWEYHKLVRKMERDNIKQENFALLLSLSKQGKLKPSAGAGIGIERLVSWITGAKHVGETQMFPKIPGLVYDL; this is encoded by the coding sequence ATGGCTCCAGCATCTGCAAGAAGCATAACGATAGCTCAGAATAAACCAGTAGAGATACCAAAACCTCTAGAGCTACTCTCCGAAAGCGAGATTCAAAGAAAACAAATCGTCAGCAAAATAACAACTTTCACATTAAAATATCTCACAAGCGAATTCTTGAAAAGTGGATTCGAATGGCTGCTGCCAGTTATATTTTCCAAATCCACCGACCCTCTCTGGCCTGATCCAGGCGCATCTATCGAGAAGCGCGTTGAAGTAGAGATTTACGGAAAAACTGTTAGAGCAACACAAAGCATGATAGTTCACAAGATGGTTGCTTGCTCTCTTGTCCAGCCAAAACTGTTTACACTTTCGCCGAACGTGAGAATCGAGAAAATGGAAAGAGCAAACAGCGGATTGCATGTCTACGAGTTTACACAGTTAGATTTTGAAATCAGAAACGCAAGTTCTCGCGAAGTGAGAAGCTTCGTTGAAAAAATGATTTCAGGGCTAGTAAGAAACGTGAAAAACAATTTGAGTTTTGAATTGTCTTTTCTCAACAGAAATCACAGCTTGAAAATTCCCGAAGCACCATTCAAAGTTTATGATAGAGAGGAGCTTGAAAACGAGTATGGAAGAAACTGGGAAACACAGCTCACGCTTGAAATCGTCAACCCTGTATGGATAACTAACATTCCCCGTGAATTCTACGATTTCGAAGACTTTGAGAAAGGCATGTGGGACAACTATGATTTGCTGTTGCCCAAGTATGGAGAGGTGCTTTCTGGCTCAAAAAGAGAATGGGAATACCACAAATTAGTAAGAAAAATGGAAAGAGACAACATCAAACAAGAAAATTTCGCATTGCTGCTAAGCTTATCAAAACAAGGAAAACTAAAACCTTCTGCAGGCGCTGGAATAGGAATAGAAAGACTAGTCAGCTGGATAACAGGCGCTAAGCATGTGGGAGAAACGCAAATGTTCCCAAAAATCCCAGGACTAGTATACGACCTATAA
- a CDS encoding Lrp/AsnC family transcriptional regulator, with product MELKLDEKDLAILALLQKNCRLTARQIARKVNSPITTVFAKIKRMEKLGVIKEYKTILDSKKLGNATTAFILVSVSYRTKNDGELISQREIANEIVKFPEVQEVHIITGDWDLLIKLKAEDVDAVGKFIIDRLRFIRGIEKTLTCMVFETCKETTEIQISVKKKPNKSYEEIIRKLKH from the coding sequence ATGGAACTCAAGCTCGATGAAAAAGATTTAGCGATTCTCGCATTATTGCAGAAGAATTGCAGATTGACCGCAAGGCAAATCGCTAGAAAGGTTAATTCGCCTATAACGACGGTTTTCGCGAAAATAAAGCGTATGGAAAAGTTAGGCGTAATAAAAGAGTATAAGACAATTCTGGATTCAAAGAAACTTGGTAATGCCACAACAGCTTTCATTCTTGTTTCAGTTTCCTACAGAACTAAAAATGATGGAGAACTAATTTCGCAGAGGGAGATTGCGAACGAAATAGTAAAGTTCCCTGAAGTTCAAGAGGTTCACATAATCACTGGTGACTGGGATTTGCTGATAAAACTTAAGGCTGAAGATGTTGATGCTGTTGGAAAATTTATCATCGATAGACTACGGTTTATTAGGGGTATAGAAAAGACACTTACATGCATGGTTTTTGAGACTTGTAAGGAGACAACAGAAATACAAATTAGTGTAAAGAAGAAACCGAACAAGTCTTATGAAGAGATAATCAGGAAGCTAAAACACTAG